One stretch of Oncorhynchus masou masou isolate Uvic2021 chromosome 9, UVic_Omas_1.1, whole genome shotgun sequence DNA includes these proteins:
- the LOC135546245 gene encoding serine/arginine-rich splicing factor 7-like isoform X1, giving the protein MSYHSSSHSSSPNTDCKVYVGDFVNGAAKAELERAFSYYGPLRSVWVARPACFAFVEYEDARDAEDAVKGMDGKVLCGSRVHVELSTGMSRKTKHDLPSRHHFDSQDCCYHCGDRGHYAYNCYRFSRRGGGRRSRSRSRSGSRSRGSRYRSRSRSNDRSRHRSPTYPKHRKRSGSPVWSKSRTSVRSRSRSGSRARGRSASRSLSRSRSLSRSRSPSHKRNSCSRSPSQKKSPTLGED; this is encoded by the exons ATGTCATATCACTCGTCTTCTCACAGCTCTTCGCCTAACACCGATTGCAAGGTCTATGTTGGGGACTTCGTCAACGGTGCTGCTAAGGCTGAGCTAGAGCGGGCGTTCAGTTACTATGGCCCTTTACGCAGCGTTTGGGTGGCCAGGCCCGCATGTTTCGCCTTTGTGGAGTATGAGGATGCCCGTGACGCAGAGGACGCAGTTAAAGGCATGGATGGAAA gGTGCTGTGCGGCTCTCGGGTCCATGTGGAGCTGTCCACTGGCATGTCACGGAAGACCAAACATGACCTCCCCAGCCGTCACCACTTTGACTCTCAAGACTGCTGCTACCATTGTGGGGACAGGGGCCACTATGCCTACAACTGCTACCGTTTCAGCAGGAGGGGTGGAGGTCGTCGGAGCAG ATCACGGTCTCGTTCCGGATCCAGGTCACGTGGCAGCCGTTATCGATCCCGTTCCCGCAGCAATGACCG CAGCAGGCACCGCTCCCCAACTTATCCCAAACATAGGAAGAG GTCCGGCTCCCCTGTGTGGTCCAAGTCCAGGACATCTGTTAGGAG tcgTTCTCGGTCAGGGTCCCGGGCCAGAGGGCGCTCGGCGTCCCGCTCTCTCTCCAGATCCCGCTCTCTCTCCAGATCGCGCTCTCCCAGCCATAAGAGGAATAG
- the LOC135546245 gene encoding serine/arginine-rich splicing factor 7-like isoform X2 — translation MSYHSSSHSSSPNTDCKVYVGDFVNGAAKAELERAFSYYGPLRSVWVARPACFAFVEYEDARDAEDAVKGMDGKVLCGSRVHVELSTGMSRKTKHDLPSRHHFDSQDCCYHCGDRGHYAYNCYRFSRRGGGRRSRSRSRSGSRSRGSRYRSRSRSNDRSRHRSPTYPKHRKRSGSPVWSKSRTSVRSCSRSPSQKKSPTLGED, via the exons ATGTCATATCACTCGTCTTCTCACAGCTCTTCGCCTAACACCGATTGCAAGGTCTATGTTGGGGACTTCGTCAACGGTGCTGCTAAGGCTGAGCTAGAGCGGGCGTTCAGTTACTATGGCCCTTTACGCAGCGTTTGGGTGGCCAGGCCCGCATGTTTCGCCTTTGTGGAGTATGAGGATGCCCGTGACGCAGAGGACGCAGTTAAAGGCATGGATGGAAA gGTGCTGTGCGGCTCTCGGGTCCATGTGGAGCTGTCCACTGGCATGTCACGGAAGACCAAACATGACCTCCCCAGCCGTCACCACTTTGACTCTCAAGACTGCTGCTACCATTGTGGGGACAGGGGCCACTATGCCTACAACTGCTACCGTTTCAGCAGGAGGGGTGGAGGTCGTCGGAGCAG ATCACGGTCTCGTTCCGGATCCAGGTCACGTGGCAGCCGTTATCGATCCCGTTCCCGCAGCAATGACCG CAGCAGGCACCGCTCCCCAACTTATCCCAAACATAGGAAGAG GTCCGGCTCCCCTGTGTGGTCCAAGTCCAGGACATCTGTTAGGAG